In Rhodamnia argentea isolate NSW1041297 chromosome 4, ASM2092103v1, whole genome shotgun sequence, the following proteins share a genomic window:
- the LOC115750119 gene encoding probable protein phosphatase 2C 57 isoform X2, translating into MSDISDDPISSVWSRKSQFLPVIRSGACADIGFRTSMEDVYVCVDDFVQDYGLTNMADGPNAFYGVFDGHGGKHAADFACHNLLQYIIKDEDFPQEIEKVVSSAFLQTDAAFAEACSFDAALSSGTTALAAIIMGRSLIVANAGDCRAVLCRRGTAIEMSRDHKPICTKEKERIKASGGYVYDGYLNGQLNVARALGDWHMEGIKSREGGPLSAEPELMSMDLTEEDEFLIIGCDGIWDVFRSQNAVDFARRRLQEHNDPVVCCKDLVDEALKRKSGDNLAAVVVCFQSGPPPNLIAPRPRVHRSFSAEGLREIQSYLDNLAD; encoded by the exons ATGTCGGATATCTCTGATGATCCAATCTCGAGTGTGTGGAGTCGTAAGTCTCAGTTTCTTCCAGTGATTCGCTCAGGAGCATGTGCTGACATTGGTTTCCGTACAAGCATGGAAGATGTATATGTTTGTGTTGACGACTTTGTTCAAGATTATGGACTCACTAACATGGCTGATGGGCCCAATGCTTTCTATGGG GTCTTTGATGGGCATGGGGGAAAGCATGCTGCTGATTTTGCTTGCCACAACTTGCTGCAGTACATTATCAAAGATGAGGACTTTCCTCAGGAGATTGAGAAGGTTGTTTCTTCAGCATTTCTGCAAACTGATGCTGCCTTTGCAGAAGCTTGTTCTTTTGATGCTGCACTTTCTTCTGGGACCACAGCTTTGGCTGCGATTATTATGGGAAG ATCGTTGATAGTTGCTAATGCCGGAGATTGTCGAGCAGTGCTTTGTCGCCGTGGGACAGCGATTGAGATGTCAAGGGACCATAAACCAATCTGCACCAAAGAGAAGGAGCGAATCAAGGCATCAGGAGGATATGTCTATGATGGGTACCTAAACGGACAACTTAATGTAGCTCGTGCTTTAGGTGATTGGCACATGGAAGGAATAAAAAGTAGGGAAGGAGGGCCACTCAGTGCCGAGCCAGAGCTAATGAGCATGGATCTGACTGAAGAGGATGAATTCCTCATCATTGGGTGTGATGGAATTTGGGATGTGTTTAGAAGTCAGAATGCTGTGGATTTCGCTCGGAGGAGACTTCAGGAGCACAACGATCCAGTCGTGTGTTGTAAGGATCTGGTAGATGAGGCTTTGAAGAGGAAGAGTGGGGATAATTTGGCTGCCGTAGTTGTCTGCTTTCAGTCAGGTCCTCCACCCAACTTGATCGCTCCACGCCCAAGAGTTCATAGGAGCTTTTCAGCTGAAGGTTTGAGGGAAATTCAGAGCTACTTAGATAACTTGGCTGATTGA
- the LOC115750119 gene encoding probable protein phosphatase 2C 57 isoform X1, which produces MEERKELDRNGANGSGPCDGRPPNPLAPSHRQCLTNKSGTTVPCKKSLVRHPSLVKTKMSDISDDPISSVWSRKSQFLPVIRSGACADIGFRTSMEDVYVCVDDFVQDYGLTNMADGPNAFYGVFDGHGGKHAADFACHNLLQYIIKDEDFPQEIEKVVSSAFLQTDAAFAEACSFDAALSSGTTALAAIIMGRSLIVANAGDCRAVLCRRGTAIEMSRDHKPICTKEKERIKASGGYVYDGYLNGQLNVARALGDWHMEGIKSREGGPLSAEPELMSMDLTEEDEFLIIGCDGIWDVFRSQNAVDFARRRLQEHNDPVVCCKDLVDEALKRKSGDNLAAVVVCFQSGPPPNLIAPRPRVHRSFSAEGLREIQSYLDNLAD; this is translated from the exons ATGGAGGAAAGGAAGGAACTTGATAGGAACGGAGCGAATGGTAGTGGCCCTTGTGATGGTCGGCCTCCGAATCCGCTCGCGCCCTCCCATCGGCAGTGCTTGACCAATAAAAGCGGCACCACGGTTCCGTGCAAGAAGTCACTTGTTCGCCACCCTTCTCTT GTAAAAACAAAGATGTCGGATATCTCTGATGATCCAATCTCGAGTGTGTGGAGTCGTAAGTCTCAGTTTCTTCCAGTGATTCGCTCAGGAGCATGTGCTGACATTGGTTTCCGTACAAGCATGGAAGATGTATATGTTTGTGTTGACGACTTTGTTCAAGATTATGGACTCACTAACATGGCTGATGGGCCCAATGCTTTCTATGGG GTCTTTGATGGGCATGGGGGAAAGCATGCTGCTGATTTTGCTTGCCACAACTTGCTGCAGTACATTATCAAAGATGAGGACTTTCCTCAGGAGATTGAGAAGGTTGTTTCTTCAGCATTTCTGCAAACTGATGCTGCCTTTGCAGAAGCTTGTTCTTTTGATGCTGCACTTTCTTCTGGGACCACAGCTTTGGCTGCGATTATTATGGGAAG ATCGTTGATAGTTGCTAATGCCGGAGATTGTCGAGCAGTGCTTTGTCGCCGTGGGACAGCGATTGAGATGTCAAGGGACCATAAACCAATCTGCACCAAAGAGAAGGAGCGAATCAAGGCATCAGGAGGATATGTCTATGATGGGTACCTAAACGGACAACTTAATGTAGCTCGTGCTTTAGGTGATTGGCACATGGAAGGAATAAAAAGTAGGGAAGGAGGGCCACTCAGTGCCGAGCCAGAGCTAATGAGCATGGATCTGACTGAAGAGGATGAATTCCTCATCATTGGGTGTGATGGAATTTGGGATGTGTTTAGAAGTCAGAATGCTGTGGATTTCGCTCGGAGGAGACTTCAGGAGCACAACGATCCAGTCGTGTGTTGTAAGGATCTGGTAGATGAGGCTTTGAAGAGGAAGAGTGGGGATAATTTGGCTGCCGTAGTTGTCTGCTTTCAGTCAGGTCCTCCACCCAACTTGATCGCTCCACGCCCAAGAGTTCATAGGAGCTTTTCAGCTGAAGGTTTGAGGGAAATTCAGAGCTACTTAGATAACTTGGCTGATTGA